A genomic stretch from Gemmatimonadaceae bacterium includes:
- a CDS encoding rod shape-determining protein MreC: MMARAARGGTRVDAALLVVCALLALLAMVLPGSTRDAIAGVIQRTVAAPLFALQVRSERARTALADREHVAMQLDSLALRVTQLSQLEGENARLRQLLALGRNLRQGFVPAEALHGQDLGDSHALLLTVGSRAGVVPRSAVVAPQGVVGLVTSVGQTSSQAILFSHPDFRVSAMSADGETFGIVGPHLSGNDAACAGAGEAACAGPERLLLELRGVAFRDVLKPGALVTSSGLGGVFPRGILIGTVIGELRTTEQWSRTYLLRPSVRPQDVSNVMVLSPSLVSENLSGIWDTVGAGTAVVARVVAAGDSLARRQAVDSIARQRAADSVSALGAAPDTGLARPLGGGVPARRDSMAVAPEPARRDSTARRRP; this comes from the coding sequence GTGATGGCGCGCGCCGCGCGGGGTGGCACACGGGTCGACGCGGCGCTGCTCGTCGTCTGCGCGCTGCTCGCCCTGCTCGCCATGGTCCTGCCTGGCTCGACCCGCGACGCCATCGCCGGAGTCATCCAGCGTACGGTTGCCGCGCCGCTCTTCGCGCTCCAGGTGCGGAGCGAGCGGGCCAGGACGGCGCTCGCCGACCGGGAACATGTGGCCATGCAGCTCGACTCGCTGGCCCTGCGCGTGACGCAGCTGAGCCAGCTCGAGGGCGAGAACGCGCGGCTTCGCCAGCTGCTGGCCCTGGGCCGCAACCTCCGACAGGGGTTCGTTCCTGCCGAGGCGCTCCATGGCCAGGATCTCGGTGACAGCCATGCGCTCCTGCTCACCGTGGGCTCCCGCGCGGGTGTCGTGCCGCGCTCCGCCGTGGTGGCGCCGCAGGGCGTCGTGGGGCTCGTGACGTCGGTTGGTCAGACCTCGAGCCAGGCCATCCTGTTTTCGCACCCCGACTTTCGCGTGTCGGCGATGTCGGCCGACGGCGAGACGTTCGGCATCGTCGGGCCACACCTGAGTGGCAATGACGCCGCATGCGCGGGGGCCGGCGAAGCGGCGTGTGCGGGGCCGGAGCGGCTGCTGCTCGAGCTGCGCGGCGTGGCGTTCCGCGACGTGCTCAAGCCCGGCGCCCTCGTGACATCCTCAGGGCTCGGCGGTGTGTTTCCGCGCGGGATCCTCATCGGGACCGTGATCGGCGAACTCAGGACCACGGAGCAATGGTCGCGAACCTATCTCCTGCGTCCGTCCGTGCGGCCGCAGGACGTGTCGAATGTGATGGTGCTTTCCCCATCGCTCGTTTCGGAGAACCTCTCGGGGATATGGGACACGGTCGGCGCCGGAACGGCCGTCGTGGCGCGCGTGGTGGCGGCTGGAGACTCGCTGGCCCGACGACAGGCCGTCGACTCGATCGCCAGACAGCGCGCGGCTGACTCGGTGTCTGCGCTCGGTGCAGCGCCGGACACCGGGTTGGCGAGGCCGCTCGGTGGCGGGGTCCCGGCGCGCCGTGACTCAATGGCCGTGGCGCCGGAGCCGGCGCGGCGCGATTCCACAGCGCGGCGACGCCCATGA
- the dut gene encoding dUTP diphosphatase encodes MPVHVRRLPHNPDLPLPARQSADAAGYDVCSAEPDFTLAPLERRAVATGFAFALPPGMEMQVRPRSGLALRHGLSVPNAPGTIDPDYRGELKVILVNLGADPVLVRRGDRIAQLVFARFEAPVLGEVDALDDTVRGGGGFGSTGVTGA; translated from the coding sequence ATGCCCGTGCACGTCCGTCGCCTTCCCCACAATCCCGACCTGCCATTGCCGGCGCGGCAGAGCGCCGACGCGGCAGGGTATGACGTGTGCTCGGCAGAGCCCGACTTCACGCTGGCGCCGCTCGAGCGGCGTGCGGTGGCCACGGGGTTCGCCTTCGCCTTGCCGCCCGGGATGGAGATGCAGGTGCGGCCACGCTCGGGGCTCGCCCTGCGGCACGGGCTGAGCGTGCCTAACGCGCCGGGGACGATCGACCCCGACTATCGCGGTGAGCTGAAGGTGATTCTCGTGAACCTTGGTGCGGATCCGGTGCTCGTTAGGCGTGGCGACCGCATTGCGCAGCTGGTCTTTGCGCGCTTCGAGGCACCCGTGCTTGGCGAGGTCGACGCGCTCGATGACACGGTGCGCGGAGGGGGTGGCTTTGGCTCCACGGGCGTGACCGGCGCGTGA
- the mreD gene encoding rod shape-determining protein MreD — protein MSLQKVVRIALLFAFLLALHFSVRPLMQWRAQPDFLVVAVMLAAVRVRPGVAAILGFVTGLLADSLSPGAFGIAAFALSVLGFAASWLKAVFFSDNVALHAFFFFVGKWVFDALFIVLERQRTLLEAAAQIALWSPLAAAQTALLGLVVLMLFRGMLEANAT, from the coding sequence ATGAGTCTTCAGAAAGTCGTGCGGATCGCGCTCCTGTTCGCGTTCCTGCTCGCTTTGCACTTCTCGGTTCGGCCGCTCATGCAATGGCGGGCGCAGCCGGATTTCCTCGTGGTGGCGGTCATGCTGGCTGCGGTGCGGGTGCGGCCTGGCGTTGCCGCCATACTCGGGTTCGTTACGGGACTGCTCGCCGATTCGCTGTCTCCGGGCGCCTTCGGCATCGCGGCGTTCGCGCTTTCGGTCCTTGGGTTCGCGGCATCGTGGCTCAAGGCGGTATTCTTTTCTGACAACGTGGCCCTGCACGCCTTCTTCTTCTTCGTGGGGAAGTGGGTGTTCGATGCGTTGTTCATCGTGCTCGAGCGTCAGCGGACCCTGCTGGAGGCGGCGGCCCAGATCGCGTTGTGGTCGCCGCTCGCCGCCGCGCAGACCGCGCTGCTCGGGCTCGTGGTCCTGATGCTTTTCCGCGGGATGCTGGAGGCCAACGCGACATGA
- a CDS encoding histidine--tRNA ligase encodes MSAGALPGFRDFYPESFAQRSWLFDRWRDVARQFGYVEYDGPPLEPLDLYTKKSGDEIVGQLYNFVDKGDRAVALRPEMTPTVARMVAARANALRKPVRWFSVPQLFRYERQQKGRLREHFQLNVDIFGESDVAADAELLAVACTIMRACGLGPRDVRARISDRRLLTAMLSAIGVSGSQMPTVFAAVDKVERDPFDVLVGRMTEAGVAKDAAEEVLALVQGTRGVTDIAFSERFARTDEGTRIIGDLQRYFDLLEAHGVRDYVELDLTIVRGLAYYTGIVFELFDARGDFRAICGGGRYDNLLQALGGAPMPALGFGMGDVVLTELLRAREKLPSGTPSLDFWVAPLDAAHRLSAVRVATQLRAVGARVESPLREQALGKQLKAAHAAGAREVVMVGQGYGDSGEVELKSFGDGTQHVIHVEQLLARIKGRMGGATDRP; translated from the coding sequence ATGTCAGCTGGGGCCTTGCCCGGATTCAGAGACTTCTATCCCGAGAGCTTTGCCCAGCGGTCGTGGCTCTTCGACCGCTGGCGCGACGTGGCTCGGCAGTTCGGGTACGTGGAGTACGACGGTCCGCCGCTCGAGCCGCTGGATCTGTACACGAAGAAGAGCGGCGACGAGATCGTCGGCCAGCTGTACAACTTCGTGGACAAGGGCGATCGCGCGGTCGCCCTTCGGCCTGAAATGACGCCGACCGTTGCGCGAATGGTCGCGGCCCGGGCCAACGCACTCCGCAAGCCGGTTCGCTGGTTTTCGGTCCCTCAGCTGTTCCGCTACGAGCGGCAGCAGAAGGGGCGCTTGCGCGAACACTTCCAGTTGAACGTCGACATCTTTGGCGAGAGTGATGTCGCGGCTGATGCGGAGTTGCTCGCGGTGGCCTGCACCATCATGAGAGCCTGCGGTCTCGGCCCTCGGGACGTGCGGGCCCGCATCTCCGACCGCCGCCTGCTGACGGCCATGCTGTCGGCGATCGGCGTGAGTGGGTCGCAGATGCCGACCGTCTTCGCCGCGGTCGACAAGGTCGAGCGTGATCCGTTTGACGTGCTGGTCGGGCGCATGACCGAGGCGGGCGTCGCGAAGGACGCCGCCGAAGAGGTTCTGGCGCTGGTACAGGGAACACGAGGGGTGACGGACATCGCGTTCAGCGAACGGTTTGCGCGCACGGACGAAGGCACGCGGATCATCGGCGATCTGCAACGTTACTTCGACCTGCTCGAAGCCCACGGTGTGCGGGATTACGTTGAGCTGGACCTGACGATCGTCAGGGGGCTGGCCTACTACACGGGCATCGTGTTCGAGCTGTTCGACGCGCGCGGTGACTTCCGCGCGATCTGCGGCGGCGGGCGCTACGACAACCTCCTGCAGGCGCTGGGCGGTGCGCCGATGCCCGCCCTCGGGTTTGGCATGGGCGATGTGGTGCTCACCGAACTGCTGAGGGCGCGTGAGAAGCTGCCGAGCGGCACGCCGTCGTTGGACTTCTGGGTCGCGCCGCTCGACGCTGCGCATCGGCTCTCCGCGGTTCGCGTGGCCACGCAGCTGCGCGCGGTCGGGGCACGCGTGGAATCGCCGCTCCGTGAGCAGGCTCTGGGAAAGCAGCTCAAGGCCGCGCACGCCGCCGGCGCGCGCGAGGTGGTGATGGTGGGGCAGGGCTACGGCGACAGCGGCGAGGTGGAGCTCAAGTCCTTTGGCGATGGCACCCAGCACGTGATCCACGTGGAGCAGCTGCTGGCCCGCATCAAGGGCCGAATGGGTGGCGCGACCGATCGACCGTGA
- the mrdA gene encoding penicillin-binding protein 2, with protein MSFHPNDVQRRGRVAGGVVLVAIGVLAAAFFRAQVLDAAGYRLSSERNRLREVPIPAARGIIYDRHGEVIAENVPGYSVSILGSSADSLRATLTRLTSIIAFTPEAIEAAVRRYRREPNRPTVVLADASFDQVSVLEEHRGEFPSLIIQSAPKRYYPDGPAVAAFTGYTGEISEKELTSPQYEGYQSGMEIGKGGLEKQYEGELRGVEGSRFVEVDARGRVVRDQSDRPDVLPVAGKVLRTNIDLDLQRFVANYLGDTLVAGVVAMDPVTGAVLALHSAPSFDPNRFVGGIPADYWNALRDDPRQPLYNKAMQGRYPPASTFKLATAAIALEEGIATFDTHMERPCNGGYQYGSRYWRCWDKKGHGNVNLTQAIAKSCDTYFYQLGLRITLSRLLAGGVSLKMGERSGIDLPNEQSPQWPSAVEYFDRIYGKGKWSNGETLNLSIGQGRNTQTVLNMARFYTALATDGSAARPEVVARSPERVPIMKLTKEQLEGLRSAMGDVVSGRGTAASAAIQGVQLAGKTGTAQNETARDHAWFVGFAPQNDPKIVVAVMLWQGEHGYAAARIASKVISHYLKRPAIEPLNVEGN; from the coding sequence ATGAGCTTCCATCCAAACGATGTGCAGCGGCGCGGACGCGTGGCCGGCGGGGTGGTGCTGGTCGCGATCGGCGTCCTCGCTGCGGCCTTCTTTCGAGCCCAGGTGCTCGATGCGGCGGGCTATCGCCTGTCGTCCGAGCGCAACCGCCTGCGGGAGGTTCCGATTCCCGCGGCGCGGGGCATCATCTACGATCGACATGGCGAGGTCATCGCCGAGAACGTCCCGGGGTATTCGGTCTCGATCCTTGGCTCGTCCGCCGATTCGCTGCGCGCCACCCTTACGCGCCTGACGTCCATCATCGCGTTCACGCCCGAGGCGATCGAGGCGGCGGTCCGCCGGTACCGGCGCGAGCCCAATCGTCCGACCGTGGTACTCGCCGACGCCTCGTTTGACCAGGTGTCCGTGCTCGAGGAGCACCGTGGCGAGTTCCCCAGCCTGATCATCCAGTCGGCGCCCAAGCGCTATTACCCGGACGGCCCGGCCGTTGCGGCGTTCACGGGTTACACCGGGGAGATCTCGGAGAAGGAACTCACCTCCCCGCAGTACGAGGGCTACCAGAGCGGGATGGAGATCGGGAAGGGCGGGCTCGAGAAGCAGTACGAGGGGGAGTTGCGTGGCGTGGAAGGCAGCCGCTTCGTGGAGGTCGACGCGCGCGGCCGCGTGGTGCGTGACCAGTCGGATCGCCCCGACGTGCTGCCGGTGGCGGGGAAAGTGCTGCGCACGAACATCGATCTCGATCTGCAGCGGTTCGTGGCGAACTATCTCGGTGACACGCTGGTGGCGGGCGTGGTCGCCATGGATCCGGTGACCGGGGCGGTGCTCGCGCTGCACAGCGCCCCTTCGTTCGATCCCAACCGGTTCGTCGGCGGGATTCCCGCGGACTACTGGAATGCGCTGCGTGACGACCCGCGGCAGCCTCTGTACAACAAGGCAATGCAGGGGCGGTATCCGCCGGCGTCGACGTTCAAGCTGGCCACGGCCGCGATCGCGCTCGAGGAGGGCATTGCCACCTTCGACACGCACATGGAGCGCCCGTGCAACGGTGGCTATCAGTACGGCTCGCGATACTGGCGCTGCTGGGACAAGAAGGGGCACGGCAATGTGAACCTGACGCAGGCGATCGCCAAGTCGTGCGACACCTACTTCTACCAGCTCGGCCTCCGCATCACGCTGTCACGGTTGCTGGCAGGAGGCGTGTCGCTCAAGATGGGCGAGCGGTCGGGTATCGACCTGCCGAACGAACAGTCGCCGCAGTGGCCGAGCGCAGTCGAGTACTTCGATCGCATCTACGGAAAGGGCAAGTGGAGCAACGGTGAGACGCTCAACCTGTCCATCGGCCAGGGGCGCAACACACAAACCGTACTGAACATGGCGCGGTTCTACACCGCGCTGGCCACCGATGGGAGCGCCGCGCGACCGGAGGTCGTGGCCCGCTCGCCGGAGCGTGTCCCGATCATGAAGCTCACGAAGGAGCAGCTCGAAGGGCTGCGCTCGGCGATGGGCGACGTGGTGTCGGGGCGTGGCACCGCCGCCAGTGCAGCGATTCAGGGCGTGCAGCTCGCCGGCAAGACCGGCACCGCGCAGAACGAAACGGCGCGTGATCACGCCTGGTTCGTCGGTTTTGCGCCACAGAACGACCCGAAGATCGTGGTGGCGGTGATGTTGTGGCAGGGTGAGCATGGCTATGCGGCCGCCCGCATCGCCTCGAAGGTGATCTCGCACTATCTCAAGCGTCCCGCGATCGAGCCGCTGAACGTGGAGGGCAATTGA
- the rodA gene encoding rod shape-determining protein RodA yields MIRKVVADYPLAIIALLLSAYGIAVVYSAGQTDARVAADLVAYQRQLMWFGLAVAGAFVVSRASVRFLEWATVPAYALSVVLLTVTWLFLGSGAGTATGMKGWLTIGGVRLGQPAELAKVAVVLMLARLLSARRDPPKSLVELWKPAVAVLIPWVLVMAQPDLGTGMVFIGIFFAMLFWAGVSWPLLLLVASPAVSLVLAFSTGLWGAWFLILIAVVLWYKPYVVEGVVLIVANVVMGVAAPILWEKLNPYQQRRLLVFLDPSQDPRASGYHVLQSQIAIGSGGLTGRGYLDGTQKRGAFLPEQTTDFIFAVVGEELGFLGVSLALMLFLFLFLRVIRVASRANDSFSSLVAFGLLGSWFVHVIENIGMTLNLMPITGIPLPFFSYGGSAMLASWLAVGILIRISSEGRGEADGLPIGIR; encoded by the coding sequence TTGATCCGGAAGGTCGTGGCCGACTATCCGTTGGCCATCATCGCGCTGCTGCTCTCCGCGTACGGCATCGCCGTCGTCTACTCGGCGGGCCAGACCGATGCGCGCGTTGCCGCAGACCTGGTGGCCTATCAGCGCCAGCTCATGTGGTTTGGCCTGGCGGTGGCGGGAGCGTTCGTGGTGTCCCGCGCCTCCGTTCGGTTTCTCGAGTGGGCGACGGTGCCCGCGTATGCGCTCTCCGTCGTGTTGCTCACCGTGACGTGGTTGTTCCTCGGATCCGGTGCAGGCACGGCCACCGGGATGAAGGGCTGGCTCACGATCGGCGGGGTGCGCCTCGGTCAGCCAGCGGAGCTGGCAAAGGTCGCCGTGGTGCTCATGCTCGCGCGACTCCTGTCGGCCCGTCGCGACCCGCCCAAGTCGCTGGTTGAGCTGTGGAAGCCTGCGGTTGCCGTGCTGATTCCGTGGGTTCTCGTGATGGCGCAGCCCGATCTCGGGACGGGCATGGTCTTCATCGGCATCTTCTTCGCGATGCTCTTCTGGGCCGGCGTGTCATGGCCGCTCCTCCTGCTCGTCGCGAGCCCGGCGGTCTCGCTGGTCCTGGCGTTCAGCACGGGCCTGTGGGGCGCGTGGTTCCTCATCCTCATCGCGGTCGTGCTGTGGTACAAACCGTACGTGGTGGAGGGCGTGGTCCTGATCGTCGCCAACGTGGTGATGGGCGTGGCCGCACCGATTCTGTGGGAGAAGCTCAATCCCTATCAGCAACGGCGACTGCTCGTGTTCCTCGACCCGTCGCAGGATCCCAGGGCGTCGGGGTATCACGTGCTCCAGAGCCAGATCGCGATCGGCTCGGGCGGCCTCACCGGGCGCGGGTACCTTGACGGGACGCAGAAGCGCGGGGCGTTCCTGCCCGAACAAACCACGGACTTCATCTTTGCCGTCGTCGGCGAAGAACTGGGATTCCTCGGCGTGAGCCTGGCCCTGATGTTGTTCCTGTTCCTCTTTCTGCGCGTGATCCGCGTCGCGTCGCGTGCGAATGACAGCTTCAGCTCTCTCGTCGCGTTCGGGCTGCTGGGCAGCTGGTTCGTCCACGTCATCGAGAACATCGGCATGACGCTCAACCTCATGCCGATCACCGGCATTCCGCTGCCGTTCTTCTCCTACGGGGGCTCGGCAATGCTGGCCAGCTGGCTGGCGGTAGGCATCCTGATACGGATCTCCAGCGAAGGTCGGGGAGAAGCCGACGGGCTCCCGATCGGGATCCGATAG
- a CDS encoding acetyl-CoA carboxylase carboxyltransferase subunit beta, with protein sequence MAWFRKEKKARQPRRERLEIPADVWEKCEACGHTDIREKFARNFNVCPSCDYHRRIRALEYVQIIMDDNSWEETDADMRSTDPLGFPDYSTRLKKARTNAGEMDAILTVAGKLGDMPVNLGVMDFAFMGGSMGSVVGEKIARLAQRSLERKHPLIVVSSSGGARMQEGVLSLMQMGKVSAVLSQLADRRIPYVSVLTNPTTGGVSASYAMLGDAIIAEPGAVIGFAGPRVIKQTLGQDLPEGFQTAEFLLDHGMLDLVAHRKELKPTLGRLLRHMSGKPAAAGWATS encoded by the coding sequence ATGGCATGGTTCCGTAAGGAGAAGAAGGCCCGCCAGCCGAGACGTGAACGCCTGGAGATACCGGCCGATGTCTGGGAGAAATGCGAGGCCTGCGGGCACACCGATATCCGGGAGAAGTTCGCCCGGAACTTCAACGTCTGCCCCAGCTGCGACTATCATCGGCGGATCCGTGCGCTCGAGTACGTCCAGATCATCATGGACGACAACTCGTGGGAGGAGACCGACGCCGACATGCGGTCGACGGACCCGCTCGGCTTTCCGGACTATTCCACGCGGCTCAAGAAGGCGCGGACGAACGCCGGCGAGATGGACGCCATCCTGACCGTGGCGGGGAAGCTCGGCGACATGCCGGTGAACCTTGGCGTGATGGACTTTGCGTTCATGGGTGGTTCCATGGGATCGGTCGTCGGCGAGAAGATCGCGCGGCTGGCGCAGCGTTCACTGGAGCGCAAACATCCGCTCATCGTGGTCTCGTCGTCAGGCGGCGCCCGAATGCAGGAAGGCGTGCTCTCGCTCATGCAGATGGGCAAAGTCTCCGCCGTGCTTTCCCAGCTGGCCGACCGCCGCATACCGTATGTGTCCGTACTCACCAACCCCACGACGGGTGGCGTGAGCGCGAGTTACGCGATGCTCGGCGACGCGATCATCGCCGAGCCAGGGGCGGTAATCGGCTTTGCCGGTCCGCGCGTCATCAAGCAGACGCTGGGCCAGGACCTGCCCGAGGGGTTCCAGACCGCGGAGTTCCTCCTTGACCACGGGATGCTCGACCTCGTGGCGCACCGCAAGGAGCTGAAGCCAACGTTAGGCAGGCTGTTGCGACACATGAGCGGCAAGCCGGCCGCGGCGGGATGGGCGACGAGCTGA
- a CDS encoding bifunctional folylpolyglutamate synthase/dihydrofolate synthase translates to MGDELTGYRRALDALFARTTGVSKFGLERTEAFLRILGNPHLMLRVIHVAGTNGKGSVCATLDAMLRAQGLKVGRYTSPHLVDFRERFLVNGAPIDADYVMRFLERWTPTVEELGVTFFEATTAMAFAWFARRDVDIAIVETGLGGRLDATNVVRPLVSTVTGIGFDHVEILGRTREAIAGEKAGIFKARSAAVIGESDAAIASVLAGHARARGATPIVDAWRAMPPHDVVPSARGTTFRLATETGKRQVHTPLAGAHQASNTTVALLTLREAGAAYWPGWDAAIRSLEAVRLPGRFHQVGRWIFDVAHNPDGARVLVRTLREVAPPSPITAVVCVLADKDWRGVLEALAEHVSHLVLTNAPTAPSSRAWNLDDVATFAGTLGVQVTRAPEFEEALAIGERSGGTALVTGSFHTVGDAMARLHVSPLAD, encoded by the coding sequence ATGGGCGACGAGCTGACGGGGTACCGGCGCGCCCTCGACGCGCTCTTCGCACGAACGACCGGCGTCAGCAAGTTCGGGCTCGAACGCACCGAGGCCTTCCTCCGGATCCTGGGGAACCCCCACCTCATGCTGCGCGTCATCCACGTCGCCGGCACGAACGGGAAGGGCAGCGTCTGCGCGACCCTGGATGCGATGCTGCGCGCCCAGGGCCTCAAGGTCGGCCGCTACACCTCGCCGCACCTTGTGGATTTCCGCGAGCGGTTCCTCGTGAACGGTGCGCCGATCGACGCCGACTATGTCATGCGTTTCCTCGAACGATGGACGCCAACGGTCGAGGAACTCGGCGTGACGTTCTTCGAGGCCACGACGGCGATGGCCTTTGCCTGGTTCGCCCGTCGTGACGTGGACATCGCCATCGTGGAGACAGGGCTCGGCGGCCGCCTCGACGCCACAAATGTCGTGCGTCCGCTCGTGTCGACGGTCACCGGGATCGGCTTCGATCACGTGGAGATCCTCGGGCGCACGCGTGAGGCGATCGCCGGCGAGAAGGCGGGGATCTTCAAGGCGCGCTCGGCGGCGGTGATTGGCGAGAGTGATGCGGCGATCGCGTCCGTCCTCGCCGGGCACGCGCGCGCCCGTGGGGCCACGCCGATCGTGGACGCGTGGCGCGCCATGCCGCCGCATGATGTGGTGCCGAGTGCTCGCGGTACCACGTTTCGGTTGGCGACGGAGACTGGCAAGCGCCAGGTCCACACTCCGCTCGCTGGTGCGCACCAGGCGTCGAACACGACCGTCGCGCTGCTGACGCTGCGCGAGGCCGGTGCCGCCTACTGGCCGGGATGGGATGCCGCGATCCGCTCGCTGGAAGCGGTGAGGCTTCCCGGTCGCTTTCACCAGGTGGGACGATGGATCTTTGACGTCGCGCACAATCCCGACGGTGCGCGGGTGCTGGTGCGCACGCTGCGTGAGGTGGCGCCGCCATCACCGATCACGGCCGTGGTGTGCGTGCTGGCCGACAAGGACTGGCGCGGCGTGCTCGAGGCCCTGGCCGAACACGTCTCTCACCTGGTGTTGACCAACGCTCCAACCGCGCCGAGCAGTCGAGCGTGGAATCTCGATGACGTGGCGACGTTCGCCGGGACCCTGGGGGTGCAGGTGACGAGGGCGCCCGAGTTTGAGGAGGCGCTAGCGATCGGGGAGCGGAGTGGCGGGACCGCTCTGGTGACCGGGTCATTCCATACGGTCGGCGATGCCATGGCTCGCTTGCACGTAAGTCCTCTTGCCGACTAG
- a CDS encoding rod shape-determining protein has product MRWPFPKAGKLFPANAIAVDLGTANTLIYVKGEGIVLNEPSVVAMDRETKKVKGVGLEAKRMLGRTPDGVIAVRPMKDGVIADFDVTEKMLRYFLELIIKNRMFKIKPRVIVCVPSGITEVEKRAVRDSALGAGAKEVFMVAEPMAAAIGVGLPIETPTGNMVIDIGGGTTEIAVIALSGIVSDTSIRTAGDELDTAIVQFMRKNYNLLIGEPTAEQIKIHVGSAAPLGEEREMDVKGRDLVSGIPKIVHIHSSEIREAIQEPIQQIVDAVRRALEITPPELASDIVDRGIVMTGGGALIRGLDVILQHETGLPIHVDEDPLTCVVRGVGRILDDEQKYFSVLSA; this is encoded by the coding sequence ATGCGTTGGCCCTTCCCCAAGGCCGGCAAGCTCTTTCCCGCGAACGCGATCGCTGTCGACCTCGGAACGGCGAACACGCTCATCTACGTGAAGGGGGAGGGTATCGTCCTCAACGAGCCCTCCGTCGTGGCGATGGACCGTGAGACCAAGAAGGTCAAGGGCGTCGGGCTCGAGGCCAAGCGCATGCTCGGCCGCACGCCCGATGGCGTCATCGCCGTCCGGCCCATGAAGGACGGCGTCATCGCCGACTTCGATGTGACCGAAAAGATGCTCCGGTACTTCCTGGAGCTCATCATCAAGAACCGGATGTTCAAGATCAAGCCGCGCGTGATCGTCTGCGTGCCATCCGGGATCACCGAAGTCGAGAAGCGCGCCGTGCGAGACTCGGCACTCGGCGCCGGGGCGAAGGAGGTCTTCATGGTCGCCGAGCCGATGGCCGCGGCCATCGGCGTCGGCCTCCCCATCGAAACGCCGACCGGCAACATGGTGATCGACATCGGTGGCGGCACCACCGAGATCGCGGTGATCGCCCTCTCCGGCATCGTCTCCGATACCTCCATCCGCACCGCCGGCGACGAGCTGGACACCGCCATTGTCCAGTTCATGCGCAAGAACTACAACCTGCTCATCGGGGAGCCGACTGCGGAGCAGATCAAGATCCACGTCGGGTCCGCGGCGCCGCTTGGAGAGGAGCGCGAGATGGACGTCAAGGGACGCGACCTCGTGTCGGGTATCCCGAAGATCGTGCACATCCACTCCTCGGAGATCCGCGAGGCGATCCAGGAGCCGATCCAGCAGATCGTGGACGCCGTGCGCCGCGCGCTCGAGATCACGCCGCCGGAGCTGGCCAGCGACATCGTCGATCGCGGGATCGTGATGACCGGCGGTGGCGCGCTCATTCGCGGTCTCGACGTCATCCTGCAGCACGAGACTGGCCTGCCGATCCACGTCGACGAAGACCCGCTGACCTGCGTCGTGCGCGGCGTGGGGCGCATCCTCGACGACGAGCAGAAGTACTTCTCCGTCCTTTCGGCGTAG